In one Streptomyces sp. NBC_01288 genomic region, the following are encoded:
- the kdpA gene encoding potassium-transporting ATPase subunit KdpA, with the protein MGPVLAGVLQLLALIGALALAYIPLGNYMARVYSSDKHLRVEKWIYKGIGADPNTEMRWPAYLRSVLAFSAVGVLFLYLLQRLQGILPGSLGFSSVNPAQSFNTAVSFVTNTNWQSYYGEQTMGHVVQTAGLAVQNFVSAAVGIAVAVALVRGFARSRTGELGNFWADLVRGTIRILVPLSVVAALVLVACGAIQNFSGIHEVGQFMGGQQQWNGGAVASQEAIKEVGTNGGGYFNANSAHPFENPTPFTNLFEIFLLLVIPFALTRTFGVMVGSIKQGYAILATMATIWIGFVALMMWTEFAHHGAALQAAGGAMEGKETRIGVGASSIFAVSTTLTSTGAVDSFHSSFTGLGGGITILGMQLGEIAPGGTGSGLYGMLIMAVIAVFIAGLMVGRTPEYLGKKIGTREMKLAACYILITPALVLIFAAASMALPTPPHSMLNSGAHGFSEVLYAFTSAANNNGSAFAGLNANTDWFNTMTGLAMVLGRFLPMVFVLALAGSLAEQKPVPVTAGTLRTEKPLFTGLLVGAILIITGLTYFPALALGPLAEGLAS; encoded by the coding sequence ATGGGTCCCGTACTCGCAGGCGTCCTCCAGCTGCTCGCCCTCATAGGCGCGCTGGCACTCGCCTACATCCCGCTCGGCAACTACATGGCCAGGGTCTACTCCTCCGACAAGCACCTGCGGGTCGAGAAGTGGATCTACAAGGGCATCGGTGCCGACCCGAACACCGAGATGCGCTGGCCCGCGTATCTGCGCAGCGTGCTCGCGTTCTCGGCGGTCGGCGTTCTCTTCCTCTACCTGCTCCAGCGCCTCCAGGGCATCCTGCCCGGCTCGCTGGGCTTCTCCTCGGTCAACCCGGCGCAGTCGTTCAACACGGCCGTGTCGTTCGTGACGAACACCAACTGGCAGTCGTACTACGGCGAACAGACCATGGGTCACGTCGTGCAGACCGCCGGCCTGGCCGTGCAGAACTTCGTCTCCGCGGCCGTCGGTATCGCCGTCGCGGTGGCTCTCGTACGCGGCTTCGCGCGCTCCCGTACCGGTGAACTCGGCAACTTCTGGGCCGACTTGGTGCGCGGCACGATCCGTATTCTGGTGCCGCTGTCCGTCGTGGCCGCGCTCGTGCTCGTGGCGTGCGGTGCCATCCAGAACTTCTCCGGCATCCATGAAGTCGGGCAGTTCATGGGTGGGCAGCAGCAGTGGAACGGCGGCGCGGTCGCCTCGCAGGAGGCCATCAAGGAGGTCGGGACCAACGGCGGCGGTTACTTCAACGCCAACTCCGCCCACCCGTTCGAGAACCCGACGCCCTTCACCAACCTCTTCGAGATCTTCCTGCTGCTGGTCATCCCGTTCGCGCTGACCCGCACCTTCGGCGTGATGGTCGGCTCGATCAAGCAGGGCTACGCGATCCTCGCCACCATGGCCACCATCTGGATCGGCTTCGTCGCCCTGATGATGTGGACCGAATTCGCTCACCACGGCGCGGCGTTGCAGGCCGCGGGCGGAGCGATGGAGGGCAAGGAGACGCGCATCGGCGTCGGCGCCTCCTCGATCTTCGCGGTGTCGACCACCCTGACCTCGACGGGCGCGGTGGACTCGTTCCACTCCTCGTTCACCGGTCTCGGCGGCGGAATCACCATCCTGGGCATGCAGTTGGGCGAGATCGCACCCGGTGGTACCGGCTCCGGCCTCTACGGAATGCTGATCATGGCGGTCATCGCGGTGTTCATCGCCGGGCTCATGGTCGGCCGTACACCCGAGTACCTGGGGAAGAAGATCGGCACCCGCGAGATGAAGCTCGCGGCCTGCTACATCCTGATCACCCCGGCCCTGGTGCTGATCTTCGCGGCCGCCTCCATGGCGCTGCCGACCCCGCCGCACTCCATGCTCAACTCCGGCGCGCACGGCTTCTCCGAGGTGCTGTACGCCTTCACCTCCGCCGCCAACAACAACGGCTCCGCCTTCGCCGGGCTGAACGCGAACACCGACTGGTTCAACACCATGACCGGACTCGCGATGGTGCTCGGCCGCTTCCTGCCCATGGTGTTCGTGCTGGCCCTGGCCGGCTCGCTCGCCGAGCAGAAGCCGGTGCCGGTCACGGCAGGCACCCTGCGCACCGAGAAGCCGCTGTTCACCGGCCTGTTGGTGGGCGCGATCCTCATCATCACCGGTCTGACCTACTTCCCGGCGCTGGCGCTGGGCCCGCTGGCCGAGGGGCTGGCGTCATGA
- the kdpF gene encoding K(+)-transporting ATPase subunit F, giving the protein MTAENIVGLVVAVALLGYLVLALIFPERF; this is encoded by the coding sequence GTGACCGCCGAGAACATCGTCGGCCTCGTCGTGGCTGTCGCCCTGCTGGGCTATCTCGTCCTCGCCCTGATCTTCCCGGAGAGGTTCTGA
- a CDS encoding Na+/H+ antiporter — protein MRGVGTVLALVVLATLVATFARRWRIPAPSLLVVAGLAVALLPGTPAIEISPDVIGLVVLPPLLYASAEDMSWRELKAVWKPVGILAIGLVLASAAAVGWVASTVTPLSWQMALVLGAVLASTDPVAVTALGRRLALPPRVQILVQAESLFNDATSLVLFRVAVSVAVASAAANWGAAGGEFVVLAGGGTVIGAAVAYVVTLIRRRTEDPVLETVISLVTPYAAYVLAEGAHTSGVTSVVVAGVVLGGHGDRLTNARIRLQLHAVYGTVVFLLESVVFSLIGLALPAQVRALSDGDRAWPLYALAVAGTLIAVRLLWLAPLSAVVQRKGGVHRVNWRVPMVLTWAGTRGVLPLAAALSIPEVTRTGATLTDRPLVLVLTTSVVVVTLVVQGFTLAPVVRRSGIALEPDHTEREEASARCRLADAGIRRLDELAELEAVPDVVLDRLRRGLSARLDDARDRLSDNNTQATHAESADLVYRQLRRDLIAVETVELQRLYDDHTISDTTRRRLQRSLDLEEARLTDV, from the coding sequence ATGCGCGGCGTCGGTACGGTTCTGGCACTCGTGGTACTGGCGACGCTGGTCGCGACGTTCGCCCGCCGCTGGCGGATCCCCGCACCCTCCCTCCTCGTGGTCGCCGGTCTCGCCGTGGCCCTGCTGCCGGGCACCCCGGCGATCGAGATCAGCCCGGACGTGATCGGCCTGGTCGTCCTGCCGCCGCTCCTCTACGCCAGCGCCGAGGACATGTCGTGGCGCGAGTTGAAAGCCGTATGGAAGCCGGTCGGGATCCTCGCGATCGGCCTGGTCCTCGCGTCGGCGGCGGCGGTCGGCTGGGTGGCCTCGACGGTGACCCCGCTCTCCTGGCAGATGGCGCTCGTGCTCGGCGCGGTCCTGGCCAGCACCGACCCGGTCGCCGTCACCGCGCTGGGCCGACGGCTCGCCCTGCCGCCCCGGGTCCAGATCCTCGTCCAGGCGGAGTCCCTCTTCAACGACGCGACCTCGCTGGTCCTGTTCCGGGTCGCGGTGAGCGTCGCCGTGGCCTCGGCGGCGGCCAACTGGGGTGCGGCGGGCGGGGAGTTCGTCGTGCTCGCGGGCGGCGGAACGGTCATCGGGGCGGCCGTGGCGTACGTCGTGACCCTGATCCGCCGACGCACCGAGGACCCGGTCCTGGAGACGGTGATCTCCCTCGTCACGCCGTACGCGGCCTACGTCCTGGCGGAGGGCGCCCACACATCCGGCGTGACCTCGGTCGTGGTCGCCGGAGTCGTCCTGGGCGGCCACGGCGATCGCCTCACCAACGCCCGCATACGGCTCCAACTGCACGCCGTCTACGGCACGGTGGTGTTCCTCCTGGAGAGCGTGGTGTTCTCCCTGATCGGCCTCGCGCTGCCCGCCCAGGTACGGGCACTGTCCGACGGCGACCGCGCGTGGCCCCTGTACGCGCTCGCGGTGGCGGGCACCCTGATCGCCGTACGACTGCTGTGGCTGGCGCCCCTGTCGGCGGTGGTGCAACGCAAGGGCGGGGTGCACAGGGTGAATTGGCGGGTGCCGATGGTCCTGACGTGGGCGGGCACCCGGGGTGTCCTCCCACTGGCGGCGGCCCTGTCGATCCCCGAAGTCACCAGGACGGGCGCCACGTTGACCGATCGCCCGCTGGTCCTGGTCCTCACCACCTCGGTCGTGGTCGTCACCCTCGTCGTCCAGGGGTTCACCCTCGCGCCGGTTGTCCGCCGCTCCGGCATCGCCCTGGAACCCGACCACACCGAACGCGAAGAGGCCTCCGCCCGCTGCCGGTTGGCCGACGCGGGCATCCGCCGCCTGGACGAACTCGCAGAGCTGGAAGCCGTACCGGACGTCGTCCTGGACCGCCTCCGCCGCGGCCTCAGCGCCCGCCTCGACGACGCCCGAGACCGCCTCTCCGACAACAACACCCAAGCCACGCACGCCGAATCAGCCGACCTGGTCTACCGCCAACTCCGCCGCGACCTGATCGCCGTGGAGACGGTGGAACTACAGCGCCTCTACGACGACCACACCATCAGCGACACGACCCGCAGACGCCTCCAGCGGTCGCTGGACCTGGAGGAAGCGCGGCTGACGGACGTGTGA
- a CDS encoding APC family permease, whose product MTVLTVQPGATPADEEPPDTGERHRLTALAGFAALSLDAMASVAYGPEAIVLVLAAAGAHGLGYTLPVTLAIAGLLAVLVASYRQVIAAFPDGGGSYAVAKTHLGARTSLVAAASLVLDYVLNVAVAVTAGVAALTSAFPGLYDDRLWLCLAVLVLVTAVNLRGIVESARAFIVPTVVFVGSILVLIAVGLFRSAPVSTATADGHASALADNATSVGTLLLLKAFASGCSALTGVEAIANAVPSFRTPRAKRAQRAEVALGALLGVMLIGLSVLISRFHLQPVQGVTVLAQLADASLGHNWAFYVIQFATMILLALSANTSFGGLPVLLKLLARDNYLPHVFALKADRQVHRHGVLALAAVSAALLVFSGGDTNTLVPLFAIGVFVGFTVAQVGMVRHWRGERGTGWRGKALLNGFGALLTGVAAVVVTATKFEEGAWLIVITLPLLVLAFETVHRTYAHIGERLGLGRIPDPPHRDRSVVIVPVSSLSRLTSEALTAAASLGDEVRAVTVCYPDPEDRAHLHALERAWAQWDPGVPLVQLPCERRTLGRPIAAYVRDVSATEPDTRVTVLIAEVEPVRLWQRLLQNQRGAVVAHAVRRDTDAVICRLRFRLF is encoded by the coding sequence ATGACCGTTCTGACTGTCCAGCCGGGTGCGACGCCCGCCGACGAGGAGCCTCCGGATACCGGCGAACGCCACCGGCTCACCGCCCTCGCCGGGTTCGCGGCCCTCTCCCTGGACGCCATGGCGTCGGTCGCGTACGGCCCCGAGGCGATCGTCCTCGTGCTGGCCGCCGCCGGTGCGCACGGGCTCGGCTACACCCTGCCGGTCACGCTCGCCATCGCCGGCCTACTCGCGGTGCTCGTCGCGTCGTACCGGCAGGTCATCGCGGCCTTCCCGGACGGCGGCGGCTCCTACGCCGTGGCGAAGACCCACCTGGGCGCGCGGACCAGCCTGGTGGCGGCGGCCTCGCTGGTGCTGGACTACGTACTGAACGTCGCGGTCGCCGTCACGGCCGGGGTTGCCGCTCTGACCTCGGCCTTTCCGGGACTCTACGACGACCGGCTGTGGCTCTGCCTCGCCGTGCTCGTGCTGGTCACGGCGGTGAACCTGCGCGGGATCGTCGAGTCGGCCCGCGCCTTCATCGTGCCGACCGTCGTGTTCGTCGGCTCCATCCTCGTGCTGATCGCGGTCGGCCTGTTCCGGTCCGCGCCGGTGAGCACCGCGACCGCCGACGGACACGCCTCCGCGCTCGCCGACAACGCCACGAGCGTCGGCACCCTGCTGTTGCTGAAGGCCTTCGCCTCCGGATGCAGCGCCCTCACCGGCGTCGAGGCCATCGCCAACGCCGTGCCCTCCTTCCGCACGCCCCGCGCGAAGCGGGCCCAGCGCGCGGAGGTCGCCCTCGGCGCGCTGCTCGGCGTGATGCTGATCGGCCTGTCGGTGCTGATCTCCCGCTTCCACCTCCAGCCGGTCCAGGGAGTCACCGTCCTCGCCCAGCTCGCGGACGCCTCCCTCGGTCACAACTGGGCTTTCTACGTCATCCAGTTCGCGACGATGATCCTGCTCGCCCTGTCCGCGAACACGTCCTTCGGCGGGCTGCCGGTGCTGCTGAAGCTGCTGGCCCGCGACAACTACCTCCCGCACGTCTTCGCCCTCAAGGCCGACCGTCAGGTGCACCGGCACGGCGTGCTCGCGCTGGCCGCTGTCTCGGCGGCGCTGCTGGTCTTCTCCGGCGGCGACACCAACACCCTCGTGCCGCTCTTCGCGATCGGCGTCTTCGTCGGCTTCACCGTCGCCCAGGTCGGCATGGTCCGGCACTGGCGTGGCGAACGCGGCACCGGCTGGCGTGGAAAAGCCCTGCTGAACGGCTTCGGCGCGCTCCTCACCGGCGTCGCGGCCGTCGTCGTCACCGCGACCAAGTTCGAGGAGGGCGCCTGGCTGATCGTGATTACCCTGCCGCTGCTCGTGCTGGCCTTCGAGACCGTGCACCGCACCTACGCGCACATCGGCGAGCGACTGGGCCTCGGCCGCATCCCGGACCCCCCGCACCGCGACCGGTCCGTGGTGATCGTGCCGGTCTCGTCCCTCTCCCGCCTCACCTCCGAGGCGCTGACGGCCGCCGCCTCCCTCGGCGACGAGGTGCGCGCGGTCACCGTCTGCTACCCCGACCCGGAGGACCGCGCCCACCTCCACGCCCTGGAACGCGCCTGGGCCCAATGGGACCCCGGCGTCCCCCTGGTCCAACTCCCCTGCGAGCGCCGCACGTTGGGCCGCCCCATCGCCGCCTACGTACGGGACGTCTCCGCGACGGAACCGGACACCCGGGTCACCGTCCTGATCGCCGAGGTGGAGCCCGTACGGCTGTGGCAACGGCTCCTCCAGAACCAGCGCGGGGCCGTCGTCGCCCATGCCGTTCGGCGGGACACGGACGCAGTGATCTGCCGGCTGCGGTTCCGGCTGTTCTGA
- a CDS encoding ATP-binding protein gives MNDVRRGRLKVYLGAAPGVGKTYRMLDEARRRAARGADVVVGFAECHGRPLTEAMLDGLEVVPRAQCAYRGGYFEEMDLLAVLARRPEVAVVDEFAHSNVPGGGRNAKRWQDIDMLLAAGIDVVTAVNVQHLASLKDVVEKITGVPQHETVPDDVVRRAQQIELIDMPPEGLRRRMAHGNIYTPEKIDAALANYFRPGNLTALRQLALLWVADRVDEALHTYRAEHAIGGVWETRERVVVALTGGPEGDTLIRRAARIADLPHSRLRSTGGTPIAGGDLLAVHVARSDGLAAGVSHASLARQRRLVEDLGGSYHSVVGDGVATALVEFARTENATQLVLGTSRRGRFERFLTGLGTGETVTELSGDIDVHRVTHERAGRGTLLPSRRRTLSTARLIAGPVAGLVLPVLLTVCLAQVRGTVNLTSEALLFLLAVVGVACIGGVTSAVIASVTASLLLNYWFIPPIGQFTLDDPNALLALGVFTVVAATVAAVVDRSLRLSRRSARATAEAETMSSLAGSIVRGGQTIPALLERTRETFGTDSAELVDRPPDHEIGGGVTTVPAGPGAFLVLRGRTLSSSERRVLAAFAAHVGSAVERAQLAEAAAEIEPVKAADRLRTALLRAVGHDLRTPLAAGWAAVTSLRGRDVEFSEEDRDELLATADESMAKLNRLLENLLDLSRLEAGVLPLSLRATSLEEVLPMALADVPDVDLRDVESIPPVLVDPPLLERVIANLAGNAARHTPAGRRVMVTASALGGRVELRVVDRGPGLPTNGRERLFEPFQRLGDTDNTTGLGLGLALARGLTEAMNGTLTPEDTPGGGLTMVVSLPLAEWADPSTSTAAATPGRTP, from the coding sequence ATGAACGACGTACGACGTGGGCGACTGAAGGTCTACCTCGGGGCGGCCCCGGGTGTCGGCAAGACCTACCGCATGCTCGACGAGGCACGGCGCCGGGCCGCTCGGGGCGCCGATGTGGTGGTGGGGTTCGCCGAGTGCCACGGGCGCCCGCTGACCGAGGCGATGCTCGACGGCCTGGAGGTGGTGCCCCGGGCCCAATGCGCTTACAGGGGTGGCTACTTCGAGGAGATGGACCTGCTCGCGGTGCTCGCGCGCCGCCCGGAGGTCGCCGTCGTCGACGAGTTCGCGCACAGCAACGTCCCCGGCGGCGGGCGCAACGCCAAGCGCTGGCAGGACATCGACATGCTGCTCGCCGCCGGCATCGACGTCGTCACCGCCGTCAACGTGCAGCACCTGGCCTCCCTCAAGGACGTCGTCGAGAAGATCACCGGGGTCCCGCAGCACGAGACGGTGCCCGACGACGTCGTACGGCGGGCCCAGCAGATCGAACTGATCGACATGCCGCCCGAGGGACTGCGGCGGCGCATGGCGCACGGCAACATCTACACACCGGAGAAGATCGACGCGGCCCTCGCCAACTACTTCCGGCCCGGAAACCTCACCGCCCTGCGGCAGTTGGCGCTGCTGTGGGTCGCCGACCGGGTCGACGAGGCGCTGCACACGTACCGCGCCGAGCACGCGATCGGCGGGGTGTGGGAGACCCGGGAACGGGTGGTCGTCGCGCTCACCGGCGGGCCCGAGGGCGACACGCTCATCCGGCGCGCCGCCCGCATCGCCGACCTCCCCCACTCTCGGCTTCGCTCGACCGGGGGGACCCCCATCGCCGGCGGTGACCTGCTCGCCGTGCACGTGGCCCGCAGCGACGGACTCGCCGCCGGGGTGTCCCATGCGTCGCTCGCCCGGCAGCGCAGGCTCGTCGAGGACCTGGGCGGCAGCTACCACTCGGTGGTCGGCGACGGCGTCGCCACCGCCCTGGTCGAGTTCGCCCGCACCGAGAACGCCACCCAACTCGTCCTCGGCACCAGCCGCCGGGGCCGCTTCGAGCGGTTCCTGACCGGCCTCGGCACGGGCGAGACGGTGACCGAGTTGTCCGGAGACATCGACGTTCATCGAGTCACGCACGAGCGGGCCGGGCGCGGCACCCTGCTGCCGTCCCGCCGCCGCACCCTCTCGACGGCACGGCTGATTGCCGGTCCCGTGGCGGGACTTGTGCTGCCGGTGCTGCTCACCGTCTGCCTCGCCCAAGTGCGCGGCACGGTCAACCTCACCAGCGAGGCCCTGCTGTTCCTCCTCGCCGTGGTCGGGGTGGCCTGCATAGGCGGAGTCACCTCGGCGGTCATCGCGTCGGTGACGGCGTCGCTGCTCCTCAACTACTGGTTCATCCCGCCCATCGGCCAGTTCACCCTGGACGACCCCAACGCCCTTCTGGCGCTAGGGGTGTTCACGGTGGTGGCGGCGACCGTGGCCGCCGTGGTGGACCGTTCGCTACGACTGTCCCGGCGCTCGGCGCGTGCCACCGCCGAGGCCGAGACGATGTCCTCCCTCGCGGGCAGCATCGTGCGCGGCGGCCAGACGATCCCGGCGTTGCTCGAACGCACGCGGGAGACCTTCGGCACGGACTCGGCCGAACTCGTGGACCGGCCACCGGATCACGAGATCGGCGGCGGTGTCACGACCGTCCCCGCGGGTCCCGGCGCCTTCCTGGTCCTGCGCGGACGCACCCTGTCGTCGTCGGAACGGCGGGTGCTGGCCGCCTTCGCCGCGCATGTCGGGTCCGCCGTCGAACGGGCCCAACTCGCCGAGGCCGCCGCCGAGATCGAGCCGGTGAAGGCCGCCGACCGTTTGCGTACGGCGCTGCTGCGGGCCGTAGGACACGACTTGCGGACGCCGCTCGCGGCGGGGTGGGCGGCCGTGACTTCGTTGCGTGGGCGGGATGTTGAGTTCTCGGAAGAGGACCGGGACGAACTCCTCGCCACCGCCGACGAGTCGATGGCCAAGCTGAACCGGTTGCTGGAGAACCTCCTCGATCTGAGTCGCCTTGAGGCGGGAGTCCTGCCGCTGAGTCTGCGGGCCACGAGCCTGGAGGAGGTGCTGCCGATGGCGCTCGCGGACGTGCCCGATGTGGACCTGCGGGACGTGGAGTCGATACCGCCGGTGCTCGTCGATCCGCCGCTGCTGGAACGCGTGATCGCCAACCTCGCAGGCAACGCGGCCCGGCACACCCCGGCCGGGCGCCGGGTCATGGTCACCGCCAGTGCGCTGGGCGGCCGGGTGGAGTTGAGGGTCGTGGACCGGGGGCCCGGGCTCCCAACTAATGGACGTGAACGCCTCTTTGAGCCCTTCCAGCGGCTCGGCGACACGGACAACACCACCGGGCTCGGTCTCGGGCTCGCCCTCGCACGTGGCCTCACCGAGGCGATGAACGGGACGCTCACGCCGGAGGACACACCGGGGGGTGGCCTGACGATGGTCGTGTCGTTGCCGTTGGCCGAATGGGCGGACCCCTCGACTTCAACAGCGGCCGCTACTCCAGGCCGGACACCTTGA
- a CDS encoding DUF1707 SHOCT-like domain-containing protein has product MSGELMSTTALRASHADRDRVVDVLTGAAGDGRLTAEELDERVEAALSARTMGELAVLTADLPVVAGTTPVEVKDVARIEQNGGSTRRGDGWVVPRRLEIQSRLGDVTLDFTEAVITQGTLHIDLDMHLGSLRLLLPPGIVVDTDSLVLNYSKVKTRGPGGTGAPVELRIEIAGQLGFGKVLIRRTRRAVRKSPTP; this is encoded by the coding sequence ATGTCGGGTGAGCTGATGAGCACGACCGCGTTGCGGGCCTCGCATGCGGACCGGGACCGGGTCGTGGACGTGCTGACCGGCGCGGCCGGCGACGGCAGACTGACCGCCGAGGAACTCGACGAGCGCGTCGAGGCCGCCCTGTCCGCCCGCACGATGGGCGAGTTGGCGGTCCTGACGGCCGACCTGCCGGTGGTGGCGGGCACGACCCCGGTCGAGGTGAAGGACGTCGCCCGCATCGAGCAGAACGGCGGTTCGACGCGGCGCGGTGACGGCTGGGTGGTGCCGCGCCGGCTGGAGATCCAGTCGCGCCTGGGCGATGTGACCCTCGACTTCACCGAGGCGGTGATCACTCAGGGCACGTTGCACATCGACCTGGACATGCACCTCGGTTCGCTACGGCTGCTGCTCCCGCCCGGCATCGTGGTGGACACGGACTCCCTGGTGCTCAACTACAGCAAGGTCAAGACACGCGGGCCCGGCGGCACCGGGGCTCCGGTCGAGCTGCGGATCGAGATCGCCGGGCAACTGGGCTTCGGCAAGGTCCTGATCCGCCGGACGCGGCGCGCGGTCAGGAAATCCCCGACGCCTTGA
- a CDS encoding amino acid transporter, with amino-acid sequence MATTEPPPSRLRAWMLEGLADMGKGGTHATQAAPEPEQHVHQGQRWWRVMCLTGVDYFSTLGYQPGIAALAAGLLSPVATIVLVIVTLAGALPVYRRVAEESPHGEGSIAMLERLLSFWKGKLFVLTLLGFAATDFLITITLSAADASTHLVENPHLTSMLHDKQMLITLILVALLGAVFLKGFLEAIGVAVYLVAAYLSLNVVVVIVGMWHVITQEHVVTDWTSALTTEHGNVFAMIGVSLLVFPKLALGLSGFETGVAVMPHVEGDPDDTHDNPKGRIRDTKKLLTTAALIMSVFLIATSFITTVLIPEKEFKAGGQANGRALAYLSHEYLGNAFGTVYDLSTIAILWFAGASAMAGLLNLMPRYLPRYGMAPHWARAVRPMVIVFTLVAFLVTWIFDASVDAQGGAYATGVLVLMSSAAIAVTIAARRAQQRNWTVVFGVVSAVLLYVTVVNVIERPDGVKIGACFIAGIILVSLLSRLARAFELRVTSVQLDPMAERFIRDVASRKIRFVANEPDRRDKAEYRDKIEQIRNDNDIPGEDFVFVEVTVLDASEFEAGLTVRGEVLHGRYRVLTLESSSIPNALAALMLHVRDSTGRIPHMYFEWTEGNPFANFLRFFLFGQGEVAPVTREVLREAEPDRTRRPRVHTG; translated from the coding sequence ATGGCCACGACCGAACCCCCTCCCAGTCGTCTGCGCGCCTGGATGCTGGAGGGCCTGGCCGACATGGGCAAGGGCGGCACGCACGCCACACAGGCCGCACCGGAGCCGGAGCAGCACGTCCACCAGGGCCAGCGCTGGTGGCGGGTGATGTGCCTGACCGGCGTCGACTACTTCTCCACCCTCGGCTACCAGCCCGGCATCGCGGCCCTCGCCGCCGGCCTGCTCTCCCCCGTCGCGACGATCGTGCTCGTGATCGTCACCCTGGCCGGCGCCCTCCCCGTGTACCGCCGGGTCGCCGAGGAGAGCCCGCACGGCGAGGGTTCCATCGCGATGCTGGAACGGCTGCTGTCGTTCTGGAAGGGCAAGCTGTTCGTCCTGACCCTGCTCGGGTTCGCGGCGACGGACTTCCTGATCACGATCACCCTGTCGGCCGCGGACGCCTCCACCCACCTCGTGGAGAACCCGCACCTGACGAGCATGCTGCACGACAAGCAGATGCTGATCACGCTGATCCTGGTCGCCCTGCTCGGCGCGGTGTTCCTCAAGGGCTTCCTGGAGGCGATCGGCGTCGCCGTGTACCTGGTCGCGGCCTACCTCAGCCTCAACGTCGTCGTCGTGATCGTCGGCATGTGGCACGTGATCACCCAGGAACACGTGGTCACCGACTGGACCAGCGCCCTGACCACCGAGCACGGCAACGTCTTCGCGATGATCGGCGTGAGCCTGCTGGTCTTCCCCAAACTCGCCCTCGGCCTCTCCGGCTTCGAGACCGGCGTCGCCGTCATGCCGCACGTCGAGGGCGACCCGGACGACACCCACGACAACCCCAAGGGCCGTATCCGCGACACCAAGAAGCTGCTGACGACCGCCGCGCTCATCATGAGCGTGTTCCTGATCGCCACCAGCTTCATCACCACCGTGCTCATCCCGGAGAAGGAGTTCAAGGCCGGCGGCCAGGCCAACGGCCGCGCGCTCGCGTATCTCTCGCACGAGTACCTGGGCAACGCCTTCGGCACGGTCTACGACCTCTCGACCATCGCCATCCTGTGGTTCGCCGGCGCCTCCGCGATGGCCGGCCTCCTCAACCTCATGCCGCGCTACCTGCCCCGCTACGGCATGGCCCCGCACTGGGCCCGCGCCGTCCGCCCCATGGTGATCGTCTTCACCCTGGTCGCGTTCCTGGTCACCTGGATCTTCGACGCCAGCGTCGACGCCCAGGGCGGCGCCTACGCCACCGGCGTCCTGGTCCTCATGTCCTCCGCCGCGATCGCGGTGACCATCGCGGCCCGCCGCGCCCAGCAGCGCAACTGGACCGTCGTCTTCGGCGTCGTCTCCGCGGTCCTCCTCTACGTCACCGTCGTGAACGTCATCGAACGCCCCGACGGTGTGAAGATCGGCGCCTGCTTCATCGCCGGCATCATCCTGGTCTCCCTGCTCTCCCGGCTGGCCCGCGCCTTCGAACTCCGCGTGACGAGCGTGCAGTTGGACCCCATGGCGGAACGGTTCATCCGCGACGTGGCCAGCCGGAAGATCCGCTTCGTCGCCAACGAGCCCGACCGCCGCGACAAGGCCGAGTACCGGGACAAGATCGAGCAGATCCGCAACGACAACGACATCCCCGGCGAGGACTTCGTGTTCGTCGAGGTGACCGTCCTCGACGCCTCCGAGTTCGAGGCGGGACTGACGGTGCGCGGCGAGGTCCTGCACGGCCGCTACCGGGTCCTGACCCTGGAGTCGTCCTCCATCCCGAACGCCCTGGCCGCGCTGATGCTCCACGTCCGCGACTCGACGGGCCGCATCCCGCACATGTACTTCGAGTGGACCGAGGGCAACCCGTTCGCCAACTTCCTCCGCTTCTTCCTCTTCGGCCAGGGCGAGGTCGCCCCGGTCACCCGAGAGGTCCTCCGTGAGGCGGAACCGGACCGCACCCGACGCCCGCGCGTCCACACGGGCTGA